One Candidatus Binatia bacterium DNA segment encodes these proteins:
- a CDS encoding ATP-binding protein — protein MIKASSEFLSREWLNVLESLDDGVLVVDADGSLEFINEGGAELAGIAAYRSIGRPVQEVLVSNAWLIELLETTLETGVRNVRADGVLKDAQAPWRSSPVRAAVTLLSDARGHRVGTLLTIQDTSYQRELESRSRESERLQQLEILVAGLAHEVKNPLSGMKGAAQILEAAIANTPRTKECTDILLHEIERLSNLIGQLLDIAGPSRLETRSVNIHELLDQVVLTLQPGISTGVHIERAFDPSLPPVCVDVSRLIQVLMNLIRNAIEASGDHATITLRTRMESSYRVGGKNGRAQFLSVEISDQGPGIPEQNLNKIFNPFFTTKDDGTGLGLAISQRIITEHGGVLRVQPRKQGGAAFILTLPVERIEPND, from the coding sequence ATGATAAAGGCATCTTCAGAATTCTTGTCACGCGAGTGGCTCAATGTACTCGAAAGCCTCGATGATGGTGTTCTCGTGGTCGATGCAGACGGATCGCTTGAATTTATCAACGAGGGCGGCGCGGAATTAGCGGGAATCGCTGCCTATCGCTCGATCGGACGGCCCGTGCAGGAAGTTCTCGTCTCCAATGCCTGGTTGATCGAACTCCTGGAAACCACGCTTGAGACGGGGGTTCGCAACGTGCGCGCCGACGGAGTGCTCAAGGATGCCCAGGCGCCCTGGCGGTCGAGTCCGGTTCGAGCCGCTGTAACTCTGCTCTCCGACGCTCGTGGGCACCGAGTCGGCACACTTCTCACAATTCAGGACACAAGCTACCAGCGCGAGTTGGAGTCTCGGTCCAGAGAGTCCGAAAGACTCCAGCAGTTGGAAATCCTTGTTGCCGGCCTCGCTCACGAGGTGAAGAATCCGCTCTCCGGCATGAAGGGGGCGGCTCAGATCCTTGAAGCGGCGATAGCCAATACGCCGAGAACCAAAGAGTGCACCGACATTCTGCTGCACGAAATCGAGCGGCTCTCCAATCTGATCGGTCAACTTCTCGATATCGCCGGGCCGTCGCGCCTCGAAACGCGGTCCGTGAATATTCATGAACTCCTCGATCAGGTTGTCCTGACATTGCAGCCGGGCATATCAACCGGAGTCCATATCGAGCGAGCTTTCGACCCAAGCCTGCCTCCGGTCTGCGTCGATGTCAGCCGACTTATTCAGGTACTGATGAACCTGATTCGCAATGCGATCGAGGCCAGCGGAGATCACGCGACAATCACCCTGAGGACAAGGATGGAAAGCTCGTATCGAGTCGGCGGCAAAAACGGGCGCGCACAATTCCTTTCCGTGGAGATCAGCGATCAGGGTCCGGGAATCCCGGAGCAGAACCTCAACAAGATTTTCAACCCCTTTTTCACCACAAAAGACGATGGGACCGGCCTCGGATTAGCGATCAGCCAGCGCATCATCACCGAACATGGAGGGGTACTTCGGGTACAACCTCGAAAGCAGGGAGGCGCGGCGTTTATCTTGACGCTGCCCGTAGAAAGGATCGAACCCAATGACTGA
- a CDS encoding molybdopterin molybdotransferase MoeA — MISIGEAIQRVLARTKTGKIERVALGDACGSTLAGPVKAVVNVPSFRNSQMDGYAVRSRETASASTQSPIRLRKGPTVAAGSPKPGELPPGHAASVMTGAALPDGADAVIPIEDLREMADGVHISARVEAGCFIRPAGIDLAAGETVLLGGSQLRPADIGLLASLGCTEVERVTPPRVAILGTGDELVSVGKPLGFGQIHDSNAHALAAAVQVCGGQPHYLGIVRDTKSALTEAFRSAATYDLVISTGGVSVGKFDYVKEVLEDLGVERSFWKVAQKPGKPVTFGQQGDGALFFGLPGNPVSAMVCFEIYVGPAIRSILGRRDLFRPTIKVVLAEDMGTSERFHELVRCQRSVVGGAVTATLAGNQNSGALHSLARADCLVLSPPGRKRLHSGEEHLALDLSSDTNFSSIHAFS, encoded by the coding sequence ATGATCTCGATAGGTGAGGCGATCCAAAGGGTCCTGGCCCGGACGAAGACAGGAAAAATCGAGCGAGTGGCTTTAGGGGATGCATGCGGAAGCACACTGGCGGGTCCGGTGAAGGCCGTCGTAAACGTCCCGTCTTTCCGGAACTCTCAAATGGACGGCTATGCCGTCCGCAGCCGCGAAACTGCGTCGGCCTCCACCCAAAGTCCGATTCGCTTGCGGAAAGGCCCGACAGTCGCCGCGGGAAGCCCCAAGCCGGGTGAACTTCCACCGGGCCACGCGGCGTCGGTCATGACAGGGGCGGCGCTTCCTGACGGAGCTGATGCGGTGATCCCGATCGAGGATCTCAGGGAGATGGCCGATGGCGTCCACATCTCCGCAAGGGTCGAAGCAGGGTGCTTTATCCGGCCCGCCGGGATCGATCTGGCCGCGGGCGAGACCGTCCTGCTCGGAGGCAGCCAGCTGCGCCCGGCCGATATTGGTCTTTTGGCTTCACTCGGATGCACGGAAGTTGAGCGGGTCACACCTCCGCGAGTCGCGATTTTAGGTACCGGCGATGAATTGGTGTCTGTGGGGAAGCCGCTGGGTTTCGGGCAAATCCATGACTCCAACGCCCATGCGCTCGCTGCGGCAGTGCAAGTTTGTGGGGGCCAACCGCACTATCTGGGAATTGTTCGCGATACGAAATCGGCTCTGACAGAGGCGTTCCGCTCGGCAGCGACCTATGATCTGGTCATCTCGACCGGCGGTGTGTCGGTCGGCAAGTTCGACTATGTCAAAGAAGTTCTCGAGGACTTGGGTGTGGAAAGAAGCTTTTGGAAAGTCGCACAAAAACCCGGAAAGCCCGTTACATTCGGCCAGCAAGGTGACGGCGCTCTGTTCTTCGGCCTACCCGGCAATCCGGTTTCGGCCATGGTCTGTTTCGAAATCTATGTCGGACCCGCGATTCGATCGATTCTGGGCCGGCGCGACTTGTTTCGTCCCACGATCAAGGTGGTTCTGGCGGAAGATATGGGAACTTCCGAGCGTTTCCACGAACTCGTGCGGTGCCAGCGGAGCGTGGTGGGCGGTGCCGTTACCGCCACATTGGCCGGGAACCAGAACTCGGGGGCTCTTCACTCGCTTGCCCGAGCGGATTGCCTTGTTCTTTCACCGCCGGGTCGCAAACGGCTGCATTCAGGTGAAGAGCATCTCGCATTGGACCTTTCTTCAGATACGAATTTCTCGAGCATTCATGCTTTTTCGTAA
- a CDS encoding leucyl aminopeptidase, whose protein sequence is MMMNQMEIQTGTAKALKHATEFLAVPVFEADELSAELRALDEATDGRLMAEARRRKSNPAAAGSVYIYQTHGQHPAEMIALIGMGRSGPDGKFGSTAWREFAGRARGAAAGVKAGLMAISIHAADEKERSEIAVEASVEGLLLSDYQPKLVAQRVAPRGPTRCVVLGAAKSARARVAKDRGRIIAEATRDSRDWINLPAAVLHPAKFGAIARALAKKSGLQITLHGPKQLKRLGMGAILGVGQGSHRDECLIELVYKPKGRRGTKPSPDHICLVGKGITFDSGGLSLKTSRGMEIQKRDMSGGAAVLGAMKAIAELKPDVEVRGLIACAENMPGGNACRPGDVLETYNKKTIEVLNTDAEGRLVLADALGYAANGCGSGVKPRYIVDLATLTGAATVALGTGIGAVMGSDSELVSRLRAAGEEAGEPLWELPLIDSYRAALASPIADLKNTGDGTAGSIFGGLFLQAFTSGLPWAHLDIAAVAFSEKSRPCVPRGAVGWGVATLVRLVEAVSRED, encoded by the coding sequence ATGATGATGAATCAAATGGAAATCCAGACGGGGACCGCAAAGGCCCTCAAGCATGCAACCGAGTTCCTCGCCGTTCCAGTTTTTGAGGCAGACGAGTTATCGGCGGAGCTTCGCGCACTCGATGAGGCGACTGACGGCCGTCTCATGGCCGAGGCTCGCCGTCGCAAGTCGAACCCCGCGGCAGCAGGGAGCGTCTATATCTACCAGACACACGGTCAACACCCCGCAGAGATGATCGCTCTGATCGGCATGGGACGTTCCGGCCCCGACGGCAAGTTCGGATCAACGGCATGGCGCGAGTTTGCCGGTCGTGCGCGAGGCGCAGCGGCCGGGGTCAAGGCCGGATTGATGGCCATCTCGATTCATGCGGCCGACGAGAAGGAGCGGAGCGAAATCGCGGTCGAGGCTTCGGTCGAGGGTCTCCTGTTGAGTGACTATCAACCCAAGCTTGTGGCTCAGCGAGTCGCACCGCGAGGGCCAACACGTTGTGTGGTTTTGGGCGCGGCGAAGTCTGCGCGAGCCCGCGTGGCAAAGGATCGGGGCCGAATCATTGCCGAGGCGACCCGCGACAGCCGCGACTGGATCAATCTCCCGGCCGCGGTCCTTCATCCCGCGAAGTTCGGGGCGATTGCGCGTGCGCTGGCGAAGAAAAGCGGTCTGCAGATCACCCTTCATGGGCCCAAGCAACTCAAGCGACTCGGGATGGGGGCGATTTTGGGTGTGGGGCAGGGAAGTCACCGGGATGAATGCCTTATCGAACTGGTTTACAAGCCCAAGGGGCGCCGCGGCACCAAGCCCTCGCCAGATCATATTTGTCTGGTGGGCAAGGGCATCACCTTTGATTCCGGAGGGCTATCTCTCAAGACTTCGCGGGGGATGGAAATTCAGAAACGGGATATGTCCGGGGGGGCAGCCGTACTAGGTGCGATGAAGGCAATCGCCGAACTGAAGCCGGACGTTGAAGTTCGCGGACTGATCGCCTGTGCCGAAAATATGCCGGGTGGTAATGCTTGTCGCCCCGGGGACGTGCTTGAGACCTACAATAAAAAGACGATCGAAGTTCTGAACACGGACGCCGAAGGCCGCCTGGTGCTCGCCGATGCTCTCGGATACGCCGCAAACGGATGCGGTTCAGGGGTGAAGCCGCGCTATATCGTCGATCTGGCAACTCTTACGGGTGCCGCGACGGTTGCTCTGGGAACCGGAATCGGTGCTGTGATGGGGTCGGATTCCGAACTGGTCTCGCGATTGCGTGCGGCCGGGGAAGAGGCTGGCGAACCCCTGTGGGAGCTCCCGTTGATTGACAGCTACCGCGCAGCCTTGGCAAGCCCGATCGCGGACCTGAAGAACACGGGCGACGGAACAGCGGGCTCAATTTTTGGCGGCCTCTTCCTGCAGGCGTTTACCTCAGGGCTCCCGTGGGCCCATCTGGATATCGCGGCAGTCGCCTTCTCGGAGAAGAGCCGCCCTTGTGTGCCGCGTGGCGCAGTCGGTTGGGGCGTGGCGACGCTGGTGCGTTTGGTCGAAGCGGTTTCTCGCGAAGACTAA
- a CDS encoding aminopeptidase P N-terminal domain-containing protein, whose amino-acid sequence MNQAHKELPRFDFAGRRERFLASLGEGLAVLRAPALARHANDVEYRYRPNADFFYLTGFQEPETVAVFDGSGESERFILFVAPRDPEREAWTGPRAGIEGACEEFGADAAYPLDELESRLPVLIGKSRELYYPLGSAPEFDPELMRLAGSGWARRPRSAAGTPSSVIDPRPIVHEMRLFKSEEELAWMRASIAIAAEAHREAMGQTRPGKTEYEIEALLEYVFRRRGAEGWAYPSIVAGGENATVLHYIANTEALRGGDLLLIDAGCALGPYCADITRTFPVGEDFTKAQAQIYDLVLAAQKASIDEVKPGSTVDAVHKASVEILADGLLSLGLVEGSLQEVIDGSLYQPWYMHRTSHWLGMDVHDVGAYEIDRKPRPLEPGMILTVEPGLYFSPSTAGTPAEYKGIGVRIEDDVLVTTDGCEVLSHRVPKERDEILSLRAAAF is encoded by the coding sequence ATGAATCAGGCTCACAAAGAATTGCCTCGCTTCGATTTCGCTGGTCGCCGGGAGCGATTTCTGGCCTCCCTGGGTGAGGGATTAGCGGTTCTGCGTGCACCTGCTCTGGCCAGGCACGCCAACGATGTTGAGTATCGCTACCGGCCGAATGCGGATTTCTTCTATCTGACCGGGTTCCAGGAGCCGGAGACCGTCGCGGTCTTTGACGGCTCCGGCGAATCCGAACGATTCATCCTTTTCGTGGCCCCTCGGGACCCCGAACGCGAAGCCTGGACAGGCCCGCGCGCGGGTATCGAGGGCGCTTGCGAGGAGTTCGGCGCGGATGCCGCCTATCCCCTCGATGAGCTCGAATCCCGATTGCCGGTACTGATCGGAAAATCTCGAGAGCTCTATTATCCCCTCGGCTCCGCCCCGGAGTTTGATCCGGAGTTGATGCGACTGGCAGGGTCGGGCTGGGCTCGTCGACCCCGCTCCGCGGCGGGCACCCCCTCCTCCGTGATTGACCCCAGACCCATCGTCCATGAGATGCGGCTGTTCAAGTCGGAAGAGGAACTCGCCTGGATGCGCGCGAGTATTGCGATTGCCGCCGAGGCGCACCGAGAGGCTATGGGACAGACCCGCCCGGGCAAGACGGAATATGAGATCGAAGCGTTGCTCGAATATGTCTTCCGCCGCCGCGGTGCCGAGGGATGGGCCTACCCCTCGATCGTCGCGGGCGGGGAAAATGCGACGGTTCTTCATTATATTGCGAACACGGAAGCTTTGCGGGGCGGGGATCTACTCCTCATCGACGCGGGATGTGCGCTTGGACCGTATTGCGCGGATATTACTCGTACATTTCCCGTTGGAGAAGATTTCACAAAGGCTCAGGCGCAGATCTACGATCTCGTCCTCGCTGCACAGAAGGCATCGATCGATGAAGTGAAGCCGGGCAGCACTGTTGATGCGGTACACAAGGCCTCTGTAGAAATTCTGGCCGACGGGCTATTGTCTCTCGGACTCGTCGAGGGCAGCTTGCAAGAGGTGATCGATGGCAGCCTCTATCAGCCTTGGTACATGCACCGAACCAGCCATTGGCTGGGGATGGACGTGCACGACGTTGGCGCCTATGAGATCGATCGCAAGCCTCGACCGCTCGAACCCGGCATGATCCTGACAGTCGAGCCTGGGCTCTATTTCTCACCGTCCACAGCCGGCACCCCGGCAGAATACAAGGGCATCGGAGTTCGGATCGAGGACGACGTACTGGTGACCACGGACGGATGCGAGGTGCTGTCCCACCGAGTGCCCAAGGAGCGCGACGAGATTCTCAGTTTGCGCGCGGCTGCGTTTTAG